A section of the Jaculus jaculus isolate mJacJac1 chromosome 6, mJacJac1.mat.Y.cur, whole genome shotgun sequence genome encodes:
- the Fam186b gene encoding protein FAM186B, translating to MEKDNPPHLVIPTSVKTIISRIEAAQLTRTQEDISHQLSDILDNVNCAINRFQEELGYDLKEKAKSHQPEQKGKKRFILLEKIASFSKDAKTKEKHLYEILDWLGDWGDSLTYEIKNRKSEEEEEGMDEWIEVMEKVLPLSLMATKGGIESLISLCSTLIEEQKKKTQMSKHNLWADWLEKSQQKSSPHPQPPSPEHMFQDKPSACTKVSEVKSMLQELLDSTMFNKGEVKAIRYMATVVENLNKALIFQHKENRDLETKYRHLQLEMTKELGSQKQYFQKSIEDLESKRDALLKQVEALGRKYHDLLLIKRALEFQLQAAQTAGGQAEDLGEDFVHSTSTPEKETLPEKEMVVEETQPELKEEQHLFSPLSPRSSAKASDGGATPPARPPRPSLAVHARIADVFSDHTRSLEPVLLPSRAPEFPVHWERLVAEDPGPEDKDEEKEDVQKSCHSKHSSPPGSGKMSLESQVGHWEEELGWERQRQKWLQEEEMWLQRQKKWALQEQEHQEKLRQWEAEAAARQQWQRLTQPEEEPRSSKKGPRERKEDAERLIFTTTSRWRNLEKAEPSPVPPPSRSQSACQSRRPRLPVAPHAQEPCPRALRTANSAEVTQRPPRAAQQVPTKPKKSTSCPITGTTIRRVARPPMHKYPVTPKEKEYRMDTQAQRKNLQLLGGEAELALPHYLRSKALALTTTTIELSICKLQCLCQKYIHYRRFQRLRQEVIRHIRAMRQTRATHKAQSLYLFLENIDHQQRVKLQAWTDKRKHLEMKHRECLRSMVTMFPRLQREWNVHLNIPVTSTKPKKCKSPPALLERVHSGGTTSKGPSASKHLESAPLQMASHQGRKMEAIWKADVASSSHPIERKTPASLPWDQLEGYPDIPRLLAVDEHSYHRNMKSSKTHSFSASTTQMKECQDPSEELAEFVYKKSSHSLPGVLQSKKDRGSFRPHSIP from the exons ATGGAGAAGGACAACCCCCCACATTTGGTGATTCCCACATCGGTGAAAACTATTATCTCAAGGATTGAGGCTGCCCAGCTAACTAGGACTCAGGAG GATATTTCTCACCAGCTCTCAGACATCTTGGACAACGTCAATTGTGCCATCAACCGTTTCCAGGAAGAATTAGGAtatgatttaaaagaaaaggcGAAATCTCATCAGCCAgagcaaaaaggaaagaagagattcatCTTGCTGGAGAAAATTGCCTCCTTCTCCAAAGATGCTAAGACTAAAGAGAAGCACCTCTATGAAATCCTTGACTGGCTGGGTGACTGGG GTGACAGTCTAACCTATGAGATAAAGAACaggaagagtgaggaggaagaggaaggcatGGACGAATGGATTGAGGTGATGGAGAAAGTGTTGCCTCTCTCCCTCATGGCTACCAAGGGAGGCATTGAGTCTCTCATTTCTCTTTGCTCAACTCTCattgaagaacaaaagaaaaagacacaaa TGTCCAAACATAACTTATGGGCGGACTGGCTGgagaaaagccaacaaaagtcttcaccccacccccagccaccaAGCCCAGAGCACATGTTCCAGGACAAGCCCAGCGCGTGCACCAAGGTCTCCGAGGTGAAGTCCATGCTGCAGGAGCTCCTGGACTCTACCATGTTCAACAAGGGGGAGGTCAAGGCCATCAGGTACATGGCCACTGTGGTGGAGAACCTCAACAAGGCCTTGATCTTCCAGCACAAGGAGAATAGGGACCTGGAGACCAAATACAGGCACCTGCAGTTAGAGATGACCAAAGAGCTGGGCAGCCAGAAACAGTACTTCCAGAAGTCCATCGAAGACCTTGAGAGCAAGAGGGATGCTCTCCTAAAGCAGGTAGAGGCCCTAGGGCGGAAGTACCATGACCTCCTCCTGATAAAGCGCGCCCTAGAATTCCAGCTGCAGGCCGCTCAGACTGCCGGCGGCCAAGCAGAAGACTTGGGTGAAGATTTTGTTCACTCCACGAGCACCCCTGAAAAAGAGACCCTTCCAGAAAAGGAGATGGTTGTGGAGGAAACACAGCCGGAGCTCAAGGAAGAGCAGCATTtgttctcccctctctccccaagaTCCTCAGCCAAGGCCTCGGACGGTGGGGCTACACCTCCCGCACGCCCCCCGCGCCCCAGCTTGGCGGTGCATGCAAGGATCGCGGATGTGTTCAGTGATCACACTAGGAGCCTGGAGCCCGTGCTCCTACCCTCCAGAGCTCCCGAGTTCCCGGTGCATTGGGAGAGACTGGTGGCCGAGGACCCAGGGCCCGAAGATAAAGACGAGGAGAAGGAGGATGTCCAAAAGTCCTGTCACAGCAAGCACTCGTCCCCACCCGGCTCCGGGAAGATGAGTCTGGAGAGCCAGGTGGGGCACTGGGAGGAAGAGCTGGGCTGGGAACGGCAGAGGCAGAAGTGGCTGCAGGAGGAGGAGATGTGGCTCCAAAGGCAGAAGAAGTGGGCCCTGCAAGAGCAGGAGCACCAGGAGAAGCTGCGGCAGTGGGAGGCCGAGGCGGCGGCccggcagcagtggcagaggcTCACCCAGCCCGAGGAGGAGCCCCGCAGCTCCAAGAAGGGGCCGAGGGAGCGGAAGGAGGACGCAGAGAGGTTGATCTTCACGACCACCAGCCGCTGGCGGAACTTGGAGAAGGCCGAACCCTCGCCAGTGCCTCCCCCGAGCCGGTCGCAGTCGGCTTGCCAAAGCAGGCGGCCGCGCCTGCCCGTGGCCCCGCACGCCCAGGAGCCCTGCCCCCGAGCCCTGAGGACCGCGAATTCCGCCGAGGTCACGCAGCGACCCCCACGGGCCGCCCAGCAGGTTCCCACCAAACCCAAGAAGTCAACCTCCTGTCCCATCACTGGGACAACGATCCGCAGGGTGGCCCGGCCCCCTATGCATAAATACCCGGTCACCCCCAAGGAGAAGGAGTACCGCATGGACACGCAGGCCCAGCGGAAAAACCTGCAGCTCCTGGGCGGGGAGGCGGAGCTGGCGCTGCCGCACTACCTGCGCAGCAAGGCCCTGGCGCTCACCACCACCACGATAGAGCTGAGCATCTGCAAGCTGCAGTGCCTGTGCCAGAAGTACATCCACTACCGACGGTTCCAGAGACTCCG ACAAGAAGTGATCAGACACATAAGAGCCATGCGACAAACAAGGGCCACCCATAAAGCCCAGAGCCTCTATCTCTTCCTGGAAAATATAGACCATCAGCAGAGGGTCAAGCTGCAGGCCTGGACAGACAAGAGGAAGCACCTGGAGATGAAGCACCGGGAGTGCCTGCGCAGCATGGTGACCATGTTCCCCAGG CTCCAGCGGGAGTGGAACGTCCACTTGAACATCCCAGTCACctccacaaagccaaagaaatgCAAGTCACCCCCAGCCTTACTGGAGAGAGTCCACTCAGGTGGCACCACTAGCAAGGGCCCCTCTGCTTctaagcatctggagtctgcgcCCCTGCAGATGGCCAG CCACCAGGGGAGGAAGATGGAAGCCATCTGGAAGGCTGATGTGGCCTCTTCAAGTCACCCAATAGAAAGGAAGACCCCTGCTAGCCTGCCCTGGGATCAACTAGAGGGATACCCAGATATCCCCCGGCTGCTGGCAGTGGACGAACATTCCTATCACAGAAACATGAAGTCCTCCAAGACCCA CTCTTTCAGTGCCTCAACAACCCAGATGAAGGAATGCCAGGACCCATCAGAGGAGCTAGCTGAATTTGTCTACAAAAAATCAAGCCATTCACTCCCTGGAGTCCTACAAAGCAAGAAGGATCGAGGCAGCTTTAGACCCCACTCCATTCCTTAG